Proteins encoded in a region of the Saccharothrix ecbatanensis genome:
- a CDS encoding putative quinol monooxygenase yields the protein MSILVRVEVTVPEAQLDEFRELAEKLTTAIEDEPGTIRYRWFTGKDPSMFVLIEEFVDEDAALDHNRNCGALLEKIATVSTVTRNDVYGTLSDDIKRELESKQGKFTFAPLFD from the coding sequence ATGAGTATCCTGGTCAGAGTCGAAGTCACTGTTCCCGAAGCGCAACTCGACGAGTTCCGCGAACTCGCGGAAAAGCTCACCACGGCGATCGAGGACGAGCCCGGGACCATCCGATACCGTTGGTTCACGGGTAAGGACCCCTCGATGTTCGTGCTGATCGAGGAGTTCGTGGATGAAGACGCGGCTCTGGATCACAACCGCAACTGCGGCGCGCTGCTGGAGAAGATTGCCACCGTCTCCACGGTGACCAGGAACGACGTCTACGGCACCCTGAGCGACGACATCAAGCGGGAGTTGGAATCCAAGCAGGGGAAGTTCACCTTCGCACCGCTGTTCGACTGA
- a CDS encoding DUF2867 domain-containing protein, producing the protein MKLPKSAHTDQPWRIHEIAPDFRIEDVWSFRTPGAGPDDFPLMIEALREISGQASWATRALFAIRWKLGAIFGWDDPEAGFKGRVRSLRERLPAEMRDVPLRAEFDLIPFKNVYELENEFVQELANKTVHDLTHLGWVRTESGEYELRMAALVKPNGLFGRLYMLAILPFRYLIVYPSLTRRWERAWMDIARPQIMKS; encoded by the coding sequence ATGAAGCTCCCGAAGTCGGCCCACACCGACCAGCCGTGGCGGATCCACGAGATCGCGCCCGACTTCCGGATCGAGGACGTCTGGTCGTTCCGCACCCCCGGAGCCGGACCGGACGACTTCCCCCTCATGATCGAGGCGTTGCGGGAGATCTCCGGTCAAGCCTCCTGGGCGACCCGGGCCCTGTTCGCCATCCGCTGGAAGCTCGGCGCCATTTTCGGGTGGGACGACCCGGAAGCCGGCTTCAAAGGGCGGGTGCGCTCGTTGCGCGAGCGCCTTCCTGCGGAGATGCGTGACGTGCCGCTGAGGGCGGAATTCGACCTCATCCCGTTCAAGAACGTCTACGAGCTGGAGAACGAGTTCGTCCAGGAACTCGCGAACAAGACCGTGCACGACCTCACCCATCTCGGGTGGGTGCGCACCGAGAGCGGCGAGTACGAATTGCGGATGGCCGCCCTGGTCAAGCCCAACGGCCTGTTCGGCCGCCTTTACATGTTGGCCATCCTCCCGTTCCGCTACCTGATCGTCTACCCGTCGCTCACCCGCCGGTGGGAGCGCGCGTGGATGGACATCGCCCGCCCGCAGATCATGAAGTCCTGA
- a CDS encoding LLM class flavin-dependent oxidoreductase — MEFLANLVEPDVDPGTWAATREAEGWDAVAVADHYFLDNGGTQLRWYPHLWVAASQMAAATERVQLSSSFANNLFRSPIEFVQASLTMQRVSGGRWNAGLGAGWARAEMDSTGQVYPAPRQRADRYIEAIKVVRQLFDTGQCVLEGEHYNINVPECGGFEDVTPPPLIGSLAGPRTIAGGTPYLDWVELMPAMATARNGNSDGTDLATIPKTRLVEMIDQVRRVEEDVKLCFGAVCGIGDDPMSQFLTPHFTEDSLYGGLFGSPEKVAENLRDLESYGISRVSIVTADPHLFEKLAPLLFESGN, encoded by the coding sequence GTGGAGTTCCTGGCGAACCTGGTGGAACCCGATGTCGACCCCGGCACCTGGGCCGCCACCCGCGAGGCCGAGGGGTGGGACGCGGTCGCCGTCGCCGACCACTACTTCCTCGACAACGGTGGCACCCAGCTGCGGTGGTACCCCCACCTGTGGGTCGCCGCCTCGCAGATGGCCGCCGCGACCGAGCGGGTGCAGCTGTCGTCCAGCTTCGCCAACAACCTGTTCCGGTCGCCGATCGAATTCGTGCAGGCCTCGCTGACCATGCAGCGGGTCAGCGGCGGGCGCTGGAACGCCGGCCTGGGCGCCGGGTGGGCGCGGGCGGAAATGGACTCCACGGGCCAGGTCTACCCCGCTCCCCGGCAGCGGGCCGACCGCTACATCGAGGCCATCAAGGTGGTCCGGCAGTTGTTCGACACCGGCCAGTGCGTGTTGGAGGGCGAGCACTACAACATCAACGTGCCCGAATGCGGTGGCTTCGAGGACGTGACGCCGCCACCGCTGATCGGCTCGCTGGCCGGTCCCCGCACCATCGCCGGCGGGACGCCGTACCTGGACTGGGTCGAACTCATGCCGGCCATGGCGACGGCCCGCAACGGCAACAGCGACGGCACCGACCTGGCGACCATTCCGAAGACGCGCCTCGTCGAGATGATCGACCAGGTGCGTCGCGTCGAGGAGGACGTGAAGCTCTGCTTCGGCGCGGTGTGCGGTATCGGTGACGACCCGATGAGTCAGTTCCTGACCCCGCACTTCACCGAAGACTCCTTGTACGGCGGACTGTTCGGCAGCCCGGAAAAGGTCGCCGAGAACCTGCGTGATCTGGAGAGCTACGGGATCAGTCGGGTGAGCATCGTCACGGCCGATCCGCACCTCTTCGAAAAGCTGGCGCCCCTGCTGTTCGAGAGCGGGAACTGA
- a CDS encoding FAD-dependent monooxygenase, with translation MSKVLISGCGVAGLALAALLRRHGSTVTVIERSPQPRSTGVAVDIRGVALTVAQRMGIIDELERLRTRLRGMSNVDGAGVEQWRSEEYVFSSGQVGSEDIEILREDLSAVLRANLDQVDASRADAATELVFGDWITGLDEQADGVRVTFEHMAPREFDLVIGADGLYSDVRRLVFGPHEKYLHHLNAYIATFGGVNRFDLQDWELWVQDPASTYVLYPTRDNSEVRVIVGIASPELIEDRDVELHRQMVAERIDMVSWQTEAMHATLAESSDFYFGAMAQVRMENWSSGRVVLVGDAASSPSPLTGQGTSVALVQAYVLAQELTSAEDSGADHRSAFERYESRVRDFAEQNQTLIPDSSNPFEDDEDNTNRLKQELERIKNAFDLDAPAGEATRSTAEADSSAQL, from the coding sequence ATGTCCAAGGTGCTCATCTCCGGCTGCGGTGTGGCCGGGTTGGCTCTCGCCGCCCTGCTCAGGCGACACGGCAGCACGGTCACCGTGATCGAACGCTCCCCTCAGCCCCGGTCCACCGGCGTGGCCGTCGACATCCGCGGCGTGGCCCTCACCGTGGCCCAGCGGATGGGGATCATCGACGAGCTCGAGCGGCTGCGCACCAGGCTGCGCGGCATGTCCAACGTGGACGGTGCGGGCGTCGAGCAGTGGCGGTCGGAAGAGTACGTCTTCAGCAGTGGCCAGGTGGGCAGCGAGGACATCGAGATCCTCCGCGAGGACCTGAGCGCCGTCCTGCGCGCCAACCTCGACCAGGTGGACGCCTCCCGTGCCGACGCCGCTACCGAACTCGTCTTCGGCGACTGGATCACCGGGCTCGACGAGCAGGCCGACGGGGTGCGGGTCACCTTCGAGCACATGGCGCCGCGCGAGTTCGACCTGGTGATCGGCGCGGACGGGCTCTACTCCGACGTCCGCCGGCTCGTCTTCGGCCCGCACGAGAAGTACCTCCACCACCTGAACGCCTACATCGCCACGTTCGGCGGGGTCAACCGGTTCGACCTGCAGGACTGGGAGCTGTGGGTGCAGGACCCGGCCTCGACGTACGTGCTCTACCCCACCAGGGACAACAGCGAAGTGCGCGTGATCGTCGGCATCGCGTCACCGGAGTTGATCGAGGACCGGGACGTGGAGCTGCACCGCCAGATGGTCGCCGAGCGGATCGACATGGTCTCGTGGCAGACCGAGGCGATGCACGCGACGTTGGCGGAGTCCAGCGACTTCTACTTCGGCGCGATGGCCCAGGTGCGCATGGAGAACTGGTCGAGCGGGCGGGTGGTGCTGGTGGGCGACGCCGCGTCGTCGCCGTCGCCGCTGACCGGCCAGGGCACCAGTGTCGCGCTCGTGCAGGCGTACGTGCTGGCGCAGGAACTCACGTCGGCCGAGGACTCCGGCGCCGACCACCGGTCCGCGTTCGAGCGGTACGAGAGCCGGGTCCGGGACTTCGCCGAGCAGAACCAGACGCTGATCCCTGACAGCAGCAATCCGTTCGAGGACGACGAGGACAACACCAACCGCCTCAAACAGGAACTGGAGCGGATCAAGAACGCCTTCGACCTCGACGCGCCGGCGGGCGAGGCCACTCGTTCCACCGCCGAAGCGGACTCCTCGGCGCAACTCTGA
- a CDS encoding carboxymuconolactone decarboxylase family protein, with amino-acid sequence MTIRKAPARIAPAPAEQIRPLVGLPANAPTGPDGPLAHIEGRPVLNVQAVIGKHPELLVALSPMLTALGLGVLPLRDRELAVLRVGYGLRSDYEWAHHAAVGAKAGLTEQEIARVAIGPDAPGWSEFDAALLRAVDELRGPRARVSDRTWAQLIVRYDEQQMVELLATIGAYTMLAYILNSCDVAIEDWFTDPPALPEV; translated from the coding sequence GTGACCATCCGGAAAGCGCCCGCGCGCATCGCCCCGGCGCCCGCGGAACAGATCCGTCCGCTGGTCGGCTTGCCCGCCAACGCGCCGACCGGCCCCGATGGACCGCTGGCGCACATCGAGGGCCGTCCCGTGCTCAACGTCCAGGCGGTCATCGGCAAGCACCCGGAGCTGTTGGTCGCGCTGAGCCCGATGCTCACCGCGCTCGGCCTCGGGGTGCTGCCCCTGCGCGACCGTGAACTGGCCGTGCTGCGCGTCGGGTACGGCCTGCGCTCCGACTACGAGTGGGCGCACCACGCGGCCGTCGGGGCCAAGGCCGGTCTCACCGAGCAGGAGATCGCCCGGGTCGCGATCGGTCCGGACGCGCCCGGTTGGTCGGAGTTCGACGCCGCGTTGCTGCGGGCGGTCGACGAACTGCGCGGTCCTCGGGCCAGGGTGTCCGATCGGACGTGGGCGCAGTTGATCGTCCGCTACGACGAACAGCAGATGGTGGAGCTGCTGGCGACGATCGGCGCGTACACGATGCTCGCGTACATCCTGAATTCCTGCGACGTCGCCATCGAGGACTGGTTCACCGACCCCCCTGCCCTTCCGGAGGTATGA
- a CDS encoding S8 family serine peptidase has protein sequence MLVAGVQPASGEQRTTDYTVLVEVGATSQAARAAVRAAGGRVTVENTAVGTLTVKAPATGFVQRVTASDAVFGAAPVTPIGKLPANGNRGARKAHDVENEHVGAPGVTTRKVAPSTTAGLDPLDDALWGLRLVRSDIARAKQAGDRRVYVGVLDTGVDGTHPDIAPNFNRALSRNFTFDIPNDTNGDEFDGPCEFRGCVDPADHDDQGHGTHVAGTIGAAANGFGISGVAPNVSLVNIRGGQDSGSFFLQPVVDALTYGADIGLDVINMSFYVDPWYMNCAANPADSPEAQIAQRTTIAAIQRALNYAHGKGVTLIGAGGNNHEDLGNPRTDVASPNYPPGAAYPRPIDNATCLNLPTEGDHVISVSALGPSTAKADYSNYGTEQTSLSAPGGYFRDGLGTDWYRTNENLIRSAYARNVALAAGDIDAEGNISPTALAAGVTKYCDASSCGYYRYAQGTSMAAPHAAGVAALVVSQYGKKDRSHPGTLTLSPDKVEQVLYKTATKRACPEPRTVSYENVGRSAEFTATCVGDEAFNGFYGHGIVDAYGAVTRGGDFL, from the coding sequence ATGCTCGTAGCGGGCGTCCAACCCGCGTCAGGCGAACAGCGGACCACCGACTACACCGTGCTGGTGGAGGTCGGCGCGACCAGCCAGGCGGCACGTGCCGCGGTCCGGGCCGCGGGCGGTCGGGTCACGGTCGAGAACACCGCGGTCGGCACGCTGACCGTGAAGGCGCCCGCCACCGGCTTCGTCCAGCGCGTCACCGCCTCCGACGCGGTGTTCGGAGCCGCACCGGTGACACCGATCGGGAAGCTCCCGGCCAACGGCAACCGCGGCGCGCGGAAAGCCCATGACGTGGAGAACGAGCACGTCGGCGCGCCGGGCGTGACCACCCGCAAGGTCGCTCCCTCGACCACGGCCGGCCTGGACCCGCTCGACGACGCCCTGTGGGGCCTGCGCCTGGTCCGCTCGGACATCGCACGGGCGAAGCAGGCCGGTGACCGGCGCGTCTACGTCGGCGTGCTGGACACCGGCGTCGACGGCACGCACCCGGACATCGCGCCCAACTTCAACCGCGCGCTGTCCCGCAACTTCACCTTCGACATCCCGAACGACACCAACGGCGACGAGTTCGACGGGCCGTGCGAGTTCCGCGGCTGCGTCGACCCCGCGGACCACGACGACCAGGGCCACGGCACGCACGTCGCGGGCACCATCGGCGCGGCGGCCAACGGCTTCGGCATCTCCGGTGTCGCCCCGAACGTGTCGCTGGTCAACATCCGCGGCGGCCAGGACTCCGGCTCGTTCTTCCTCCAGCCGGTGGTGGACGCGCTGACCTACGGCGCCGACATCGGCCTCGACGTGATCAACATGTCGTTCTACGTCGACCCGTGGTACATGAACTGCGCGGCCAACCCGGCCGACAGCCCCGAAGCGCAGATCGCCCAGCGGACCACGATCGCCGCGATCCAGCGCGCGCTGAACTACGCGCACGGCAAGGGCGTGACCCTGATCGGCGCCGGCGGCAACAACCACGAGGACCTCGGCAACCCGCGGACCGACGTGGCCAGCCCGAACTACCCGCCCGGGGCGGCCTACCCGCGCCCGATCGACAACGCGACGTGCCTCAACCTCCCGACCGAGGGCGACCACGTCATCTCGGTGTCCGCCCTCGGCCCGTCGACCGCCAAGGCCGACTACTCCAACTACGGCACCGAGCAGACCTCCCTGTCCGCTCCCGGCGGCTACTTCCGCGACGGCCTCGGCACGGACTGGTACCGGACGAACGAGAACCTGATCCGCTCCGCGTACGCGCGCAACGTCGCGCTGGCCGCGGGCGACATCGACGCGGAAGGCAACATCAGCCCGACGGCCCTCGCGGCCGGCGTGACCAAGTACTGCGACGCTTCCTCCTGCGGGTACTACCGCTACGCGCAGGGCACCTCGATGGCCGCTCCGCACGCCGCGGGCGTGGCCGCGCTGGTGGTCAGCCAGTACGGCAAGAAGGACCGGTCGCACCCCGGCACGCTGACGCTGTCACCCGACAAGGTCGAGCAGGTGCTGTACAAGACGGCCACGAAGCGGGCGTGCCCGGAGCCGCGGACCGTGTCCTACGAGAACGTGGGCCGGTCGGCCGAGTTCACCGCGACCTGCGTCGGGGACGAGGCGTTCAACGGCTTCTACGGCCACGGCATCGTGGACGCTTACGGCGCGGTCACGCGCGGCGGCGACTTCCTCTGA
- a CDS encoding MFS transporter: protein MPLALVALAIGAFGIGTTEFVIMGVLPEVAGEFGVTIPTAGWLVTGYALGVVLGAPLLTILGTRVSRKKMLILLMGLFIVGNVLSAVAPVFGVMLVGRVVASLAHGAFFGIGSVVAANLVAPDKKASAISLMFMGLTLATIVGVPLGTHIGQTSGWRVTFALVAVLGVVGLLGVAKLVPSTGRPEGGTVRSEFAAFRNVQVWLAMAMTVLGYGGVFAAITYITPMMTEVTGYSAGAVTWLLVLFGIGMFAGNLIGGRFADRALMPMLFTTLGALTLALLLFTLTAHNQVLAAVTLTVIGALGFATVPPLQKWVLDQASAAPTMASAANIGAFNLGNALAAWLGGIVIAAGFGYTSPNWVGAVLSGTALLLSFLAAHLDRRTRAARAAAAAAVREPGDLAQAVTR from the coding sequence ATGCCTCTCGCGCTCGTGGCCCTCGCCATCGGGGCATTCGGCATCGGCACCACCGAATTCGTGATCATGGGGGTGCTGCCCGAGGTCGCCGGCGAGTTCGGCGTCACGATCCCCACCGCCGGGTGGCTGGTGACCGGTTACGCCCTCGGTGTCGTGCTCGGCGCCCCGCTGCTCACCATCCTGGGCACCAGGGTGTCCCGCAAGAAGATGCTCATCCTGCTCATGGGCCTGTTCATCGTCGGCAACGTGCTCTCCGCCGTGGCACCCGTGTTCGGCGTCATGCTCGTCGGCCGCGTCGTCGCCTCGCTGGCCCACGGCGCGTTCTTCGGGATCGGCTCGGTGGTCGCCGCCAACCTCGTCGCCCCGGACAAGAAGGCGTCCGCCATCTCCCTGATGTTCATGGGTCTCACCCTCGCGACGATCGTCGGCGTCCCGCTCGGCACCCACATCGGCCAGACCTCGGGCTGGCGGGTCACCTTCGCCCTCGTCGCGGTGCTCGGCGTGGTCGGACTGCTCGGCGTGGCCAAGCTCGTGCCGTCCACCGGTCGACCCGAAGGCGGCACGGTGCGCTCCGAGTTCGCCGCCTTCCGCAACGTCCAGGTCTGGCTGGCCATGGCGATGACCGTCCTCGGCTACGGCGGCGTGTTCGCCGCGATCACCTACATCACGCCGATGATGACCGAGGTCACCGGCTACTCCGCCGGCGCGGTGACCTGGCTGCTCGTCCTGTTCGGGATCGGCATGTTCGCGGGCAACCTGATCGGCGGCCGGTTCGCCGACCGCGCCCTGATGCCGATGCTCTTCACCACGCTCGGCGCCCTCACGCTGGCACTGCTGCTGTTCACCTTGACCGCGCACAACCAGGTCCTGGCCGCGGTGACGCTGACGGTGATCGGCGCGTTGGGCTTCGCCACCGTGCCGCCGTTGCAGAAGTGGGTCCTCGACCAGGCCTCGGCGGCGCCCACCATGGCCTCGGCCGCCAACATCGGCGCCTTCAACCTCGGCAACGCGCTGGCCGCGTGGCTCGGTGGCATCGTCATCGCCGCTGGCTTCGGCTACACGTCACCGAACTGGGTCGGCGCGGTGCTGTCCGGCACGGCCCTGCTGCTCTCGTTCCTCGCCGCTCACCTCGACCGCCGGACCAGGGCCGCCAGGGCTGCCGCCGCCGCCGCGGTGCGCGAGCCGGGCGACCTCGCGCAGGCCGTCACGCGCTGA
- a CDS encoding MarR family winged helix-turn-helix transcriptional regulator codes for MTATASTPTAPALAAGWCTLSLLHGRIEARVEGALAVHDLSVREYSLLDVLSRQHNGEGGHLQMKQVTEAVVLSQSATTRLVTRLEDRGLLSRYLCPTDRRGIYTDVTDAGLALLEEARPTYLAALGEALEEAGRDPKLRPLVDVVRALGTSA; via the coding sequence ATGACCGCGACCGCTTCGACGCCCACCGCGCCGGCACTGGCCGCCGGCTGGTGCACTCTTTCCTTGCTGCACGGGCGGATCGAGGCGCGCGTCGAGGGGGCGCTGGCCGTGCACGACCTGAGCGTGCGCGAGTACTCGCTGCTCGACGTGTTGAGCCGCCAGCACAACGGCGAGGGTGGTCATTTGCAGATGAAGCAGGTGACGGAGGCCGTCGTGCTGAGCCAGAGCGCGACGACCCGACTGGTCACCCGGCTCGAAGACCGGGGGCTGCTGTCGCGCTACCTGTGCCCGACCGACCGGCGCGGTATCTACACCGACGTCACGGACGCCGGGCTCGCCCTGTTGGAGGAGGCGCGGCCGACCTACCTCGCCGCGTTGGGTGAAGCGCTCGAAGAGGCGGGCCGCGACCCCAAACTGCGTCCGCTGGTCGACGTCGTCAGGGCGCTGGGCACGTCGGCCTGA
- a CDS encoding SDR family oxidoreductase, with protein MSKRVAIVTGGSRGIGRESAQRLAADGLAVVVNYAGNVTEAEATVAAITDAGGEAIAFRADVADAEQAEALFDAAESTFGGVDVVVNAAGVMHLSTVADLDLDAFDRMVRTNVRGTFVIARQAARRVRDGGAVITFSSSQVGLRTETYGPYAATKAAVETLSLVLARELRGRDITVNAVAPGPTATALFLNGKDEATIDRFKAIAPLQRLGTPSDVADLVSFLAGPSRWINGQVIRTNGGAI; from the coding sequence ATGAGCAAGCGCGTCGCCATCGTCACCGGCGGATCCCGTGGCATCGGCCGTGAGTCCGCACAACGACTGGCCGCCGACGGCCTCGCGGTCGTCGTCAACTACGCGGGCAACGTCACCGAGGCGGAGGCGACCGTCGCGGCGATCACCGACGCCGGTGGCGAGGCCATCGCGTTCCGGGCCGACGTCGCCGACGCCGAGCAGGCCGAAGCGCTGTTCGACGCCGCGGAGTCGACCTTCGGCGGGGTCGACGTCGTCGTCAACGCGGCCGGGGTCATGCACCTGTCGACGGTCGCCGACCTGGACCTCGACGCGTTCGACCGGATGGTCCGCACCAACGTCCGCGGCACGTTCGTCATCGCCCGCCAGGCGGCCCGCCGGGTCCGCGACGGCGGCGCCGTCATCACCTTCTCCTCCTCGCAGGTCGGACTGCGCACCGAGACCTACGGCCCTTACGCCGCGACCAAGGCGGCCGTCGAGACCCTTTCGCTCGTCCTGGCCAGGGAACTGCGCGGCCGGGACATCACGGTCAACGCCGTGGCACCCGGCCCGACCGCCACCGCCCTGTTCCTGAACGGCAAGGACGAGGCCACGATCGACCGCTTCAAGGCCATCGCGCCGCTCCAGCGCCTGGGCACACCGTCCGACGTCGCCGACCTCGTCTCGTTCCTCGCCGGCCCGTCCCGGTGGATCAACGGCCAGGTCATCCGCACCAACGGCGGCGCGATCTGA
- a CDS encoding TetR/AcrR family transcriptional regulator, translating to MSTRTRILEAAAELLAESPIADVSTRAVCEAAGVGAPALYRQFGDKEGLLSAVVDYGFERYLATKRAAKPSADPVEDLRSGWNTHVAFALQNPSFYRLMYSPTVSGTPAAAVEAHRLLLDVLERCAAAGKLTVPPEVAAQMVMSANTGVALVLITRSELYAPDVSNRVRDAIHAAILVPDAETPAPKVTGAAAAALGAQLRQSPPATLTTNETALLQEWLTRLSS from the coding sequence ATGAGCACGAGAACGCGGATACTGGAGGCGGCGGCCGAACTGCTCGCCGAGTCGCCGATCGCGGATGTGTCCACGAGGGCCGTCTGCGAGGCGGCGGGGGTGGGAGCGCCCGCGCTGTACCGGCAGTTCGGCGACAAGGAAGGCCTGCTGTCCGCGGTCGTGGACTACGGGTTCGAGCGGTACCTGGCGACCAAGCGGGCGGCCAAGCCCTCCGCCGACCCGGTCGAGGACCTGCGGAGCGGCTGGAACACGCACGTCGCGTTCGCGTTGCAGAACCCGAGCTTCTACCGGCTGATGTACTCCCCCACCGTGAGCGGCACGCCCGCCGCGGCGGTGGAGGCGCACCGGCTGCTGCTCGACGTGCTCGAACGGTGCGCGGCGGCGGGCAAGCTCACCGTCCCACCCGAGGTGGCGGCCCAGATGGTCATGTCCGCCAACACCGGCGTCGCCCTCGTGTTGATCACCCGGTCCGAGCTCTACGCGCCCGACGTCTCGAACCGGGTCCGTGACGCGATCCACGCCGCGATCCTCGTGCCCGACGCGGAAACGCCCGCCCCGAAGGTGACCGGCGCGGCGGCGGCGGCACTCGGCGCGCAACTGCGCCAGTCACCACCGGCCACGCTCACCACCAACGAAACCGCGCTGCTCCAGGAATGGCTCACCCGCCTCAGCAGCTGA
- a CDS encoding ABC transporter ATP-binding protein has product MKVLLTGAWTMIATAWRLNRRKTALAVFLMTAGAVAAPLLAAALGWMTREVVAGDAGHAVFAGLTVAVLAVMVLALAHFGHVAYYELSELAELDFDERVIEVSNGSAGIEHHERAEHADTWTVLRQEGRQFRTGLEALLNGFGLILAVVLTGVLLAVQNPLLLLLPVAAVPPLLAGRLAERVLDRARTATAEPTRTALNLFHLATSARLAGELRVSGVQAELRARHNRLWTRATGGLWRAHLTATWIRAAGQVVFALAYTAGVLLVVRDAIAGRRGVGDVVLVIVLAAQVNQQVATAVTLLQDLQRMAGAYRRLTEAAALVTGDDPAPRRSSPPQRLHAGISLDGVAFTYPGTDVPVLHKVDLHLPAGATVAVVGENGAGKSTLVKLLCGFYRPSEGRILVDGVDLHGMPVDQWRTRIAAGFQDFVRYEFPAQQVVGLGDLPRMGSEPAVRAALDRANATGVLDDLPDGLRTHLGKSYADGAELSGGQWQKLALGRAMMREAPLLLVLDEPTSALDPEAEHVLFQRNADHAKRVASRTGGITVFVSHRFSTVRMADLIIVVKDGRVVETGNHTTLTAADGLYAELFALQAKAYS; this is encoded by the coding sequence GTGAAGGTCCTGCTGACCGGCGCGTGGACCATGATCGCCACGGCGTGGCGGCTGAACCGGCGCAAGACGGCGCTGGCGGTGTTCCTGATGACGGCCGGCGCCGTCGCCGCCCCGCTGCTGGCTGCCGCGCTCGGTTGGATGACCCGCGAGGTCGTCGCGGGCGACGCCGGGCACGCGGTGTTCGCCGGCCTGACCGTCGCCGTGCTGGCGGTGATGGTGCTGGCCCTCGCGCACTTCGGCCACGTGGCCTACTACGAGCTTTCCGAGCTGGCCGAGCTGGACTTCGACGAGCGCGTGATCGAGGTGTCGAACGGTTCCGCCGGCATCGAGCACCACGAGCGGGCCGAGCACGCCGACACGTGGACCGTGCTGCGGCAGGAGGGCAGGCAGTTCCGGACCGGTCTTGAGGCGCTGCTCAACGGTTTCGGCCTCATCCTCGCCGTGGTGCTCACCGGCGTGCTGCTGGCCGTGCAGAACCCGTTGCTGTTGTTGCTCCCCGTCGCCGCGGTGCCGCCCCTGCTCGCCGGCCGCCTGGCCGAACGGGTGCTCGACCGGGCCAGGACGGCGACCGCCGAGCCGACCAGGACCGCGCTCAACCTGTTCCACCTCGCCACGTCCGCACGTCTGGCCGGAGAACTACGCGTGTCGGGGGTCCAGGCCGAACTGCGTGCCCGGCACAACCGGCTGTGGACGAGGGCGACGGGAGGGCTGTGGCGGGCGCACCTGACCGCGACGTGGATACGCGCGGCGGGACAGGTCGTCTTCGCGCTCGCGTACACCGCGGGTGTGCTGCTCGTGGTGCGCGACGCGATAGCCGGGAGGCGCGGGGTCGGCGACGTCGTGTTGGTGATCGTGCTCGCCGCCCAGGTCAACCAGCAGGTCGCCACGGCCGTCACCCTCCTTCAGGATCTCCAGCGGATGGCCGGCGCGTACCGACGCCTCACGGAGGCCGCCGCGTTGGTGACCGGGGACGATCCGGCGCCTCGCCGTTCTTCGCCGCCGCAACGGCTGCACGCCGGGATCTCGCTCGACGGGGTGGCCTTCACCTATCCCGGCACCGACGTTCCGGTGCTGCACAAGGTCGATCTCCACCTCCCGGCCGGCGCCACCGTCGCGGTCGTGGGCGAGAACGGCGCCGGGAAGTCGACTCTGGTCAAGTTGCTCTGCGGGTTCTACCGGCCGTCCGAGGGTCGGATCCTGGTCGACGGGGTGGACCTGCACGGCATGCCGGTCGACCAGTGGCGCACGCGGATCGCGGCCGGGTTCCAGGACTTCGTCCGGTACGAGTTCCCGGCCCAGCAGGTGGTCGGCCTCGGCGACCTGCCGCGGATGGGGTCGGAGCCGGCGGTCCGTGCGGCACTGGACCGCGCCAACGCCACGGGCGTGCTGGACGACCTGCCCGATGGCCTGCGCACGCACCTCGGCAAGAGCTATGCCGACGGCGCGGAGCTGTCCGGGGGTCAGTGGCAGAAGCTGGCGCTCGGCCGGGCGATGATGCGGGAGGCCCCGCTGCTCCTCGTTCTCGACGAGCCGACGTCGGCGCTGGATCCCGAGGCGGAGCACGTCCTGTTCCAGCGCAACGCCGACCACGCGAAACGGGTGGCGAGCAGAACCGGGGGCATCACCGTCTTCGTGTCCCACCGGTTCTCCACGGTGCGCATGGCCGACCTGATCATCGTGGTCAAGGACGGCCGGGTGGTGGAGACCGGCAACCACACCACGCTCACCGCCGCCGACGGTCTCTACGCGGAGTTGTTCGCGTTGCAGGCGAAGGCGTACAGCTGA